The Inediibacterium massiliense genome has a segment encoding these proteins:
- a CDS encoding glycerophosphoryl diester phosphodiesterase membrane domain-containing protein: MQEWFRGKISDATVLDLSVEVYRKKLKSIIGYQILFTIIMILLFVVGMFVIVPMITWITLEGAGGLFSFVVFVVIMIILLGTLMGMNKAGIFYMVYSYINGENLCASEGVGKAFSSFKQVFRLVCAFSICVLPILIILGLGGMTVTTITLWQSKMASSTLTAILIGGVLFSVVSAILGSYLFYSLHIAIFDHEKGFASMKKSIQFAKGEVLRNAFRVFSIFIFEWGVSISFYSAIAAISALVYFLLGKVAGGESIITQIMLWGDKLKVPLDFILGILLAPMSSIIWTFYYMNMKYKKEGLKIHNMMDELEEEEELPKSIDIHYE; encoded by the coding sequence ATGCAGGAATGGTTTAGAGGTAAAATATCTGATGCAACTGTATTAGATCTTTCTGTAGAAGTATATAGAAAGAAATTAAAAAGTATTATTGGATATCAAATATTATTTACAATTATTATGATACTTTTATTTGTAGTAGGAATGTTTGTAATCGTTCCTATGATAACATGGATTACATTAGAAGGAGCAGGTGGACTATTTAGTTTTGTAGTATTTGTAGTGATAATGATTATATTGTTAGGAACATTAATGGGTATGAATAAGGCAGGAATTTTTTATATGGTATATAGCTATATAAATGGAGAAAATTTATGTGCTTCTGAGGGTGTTGGAAAAGCTTTCTCAAGCTTTAAACAAGTATTTAGGTTAGTATGTGCTTTTTCTATATGTGTATTACCTATCTTAATCATTTTAGGATTGGGCGGTATGACTGTTACAACTATTACTCTATGGCAAAGTAAGATGGCTTCTAGCACCTTAACAGCTATTTTAATAGGTGGAGTATTATTTTCAGTTGTATCTGCTATTTTAGGAAGTTATTTGTTTTATTCACTTCATATTGCGATATTTGATCATGAAAAAGGATTTGCATCTATGAAAAAAAGTATACAATTTGCAAAGGGTGAGGTTTTAAGAAATGCTTTTAGAGTTTTTAGTATATTCATATTTGAGTGGGGCGTGAGTATTTCTTTTTATTCAGCTATAGCAGCTATATCTGCGTTAGTATATTTTTTATTAGGAAAAGTAGCAGGAGGAGAATCTATTATAACTCAAATCATGCTTTGGGGAGATAAATTAAAGGTTCCTTTAGATTTTATACTAGGAATTCTATTAGCACCTATGTCTTCTATTATTTGGACTTTTTATTATATGAATATGAAATATAAAAAAGAAGGACTAAAAATACATAATATGATGGATGAACTTGAGGAAGAAGAAGAACTTCCTAAAAGTATAGATATACATTATGAATAA